Proteins from a single region of Amycolatopsis sp. CA-230715:
- a CDS encoding Na-translocating system protein MpsC family protein, giving the protein MQITRAQRNAVAEKITQLERSFYGRGPSNVKVSVSQDEPVSLVVLSIDSLTAGDSVLGERGYREAVIRHHEALHEATREDFIGAVEEIVAAKVHAYLAQVHPVTGHAVRVFIFAELGDSLELDGEH; this is encoded by the coding sequence GTGCAGATCACGCGCGCGCAGCGCAACGCCGTCGCGGAGAAGATCACCCAGCTCGAACGGTCCTTCTACGGCCGTGGCCCGAGCAACGTCAAGGTTTCGGTGAGCCAGGACGAGCCGGTGAGCCTCGTGGTGCTGTCCATCGACAGCCTCACCGCGGGCGACAGCGTGCTCGGCGAGCGCGGCTACCGCGAGGCGGTGATCCGCCACCACGAGGCGCTGCACGAGGCCACGCGCGAGGATTTCATCGGCGCCGTCGAGGAAATCGTGGCGGCGAAGGTGCACGCCTACCTGGCGCAGGTGCACCCGGTCACCGGGCACGCCGTGCGCGTGTTCATCTTCGCGGAGCTCGGCGACTCCCTCGAACTCGACGGCGAGCACTAG
- a CDS encoding thymidine kinase, which produces MTTLDENDLDPTDALSSVPAAGARRAAPSAGRLKFCYGPMDCGKSTLALQINHNHARQGRRGLLLVRHDRSGAPQITSRIGITSTANEVGADTDLRALVKEQWAAGRHVDYLIVDEAQFLSPVQVEQLAELADDVQVDVYCFGIATDFRSELFPGARRLFELADELQPVQVEVLCWCGAAGRFNARVRDGEVLRAGDTVVVADTEPGMVESSAMPPREAEPTTMRYQVLCRRHYRLGHLGPATAQHGQLRLT; this is translated from the coding sequence GTGACCACGCTCGACGAGAACGACCTCGACCCGACCGACGCGCTTTCGTCGGTGCCCGCCGCGGGCGCGCGCAGGGCCGCGCCATCGGCCGGGCGGCTCAAGTTCTGCTACGGGCCGATGGACTGCGGGAAGTCGACGCTCGCGCTCCAGATCAACCACAACCACGCCAGGCAGGGCAGGCGCGGGCTGCTGCTGGTCCGCCACGACCGCTCCGGCGCGCCGCAGATCACCAGCCGGATCGGGATCACCAGCACGGCCAACGAGGTCGGCGCCGACACGGACCTGCGGGCACTGGTCAAGGAGCAGTGGGCGGCCGGACGGCACGTCGACTACCTGATCGTCGACGAGGCCCAGTTCCTCTCCCCCGTCCAGGTCGAGCAGCTGGCCGAACTCGCCGACGACGTCCAGGTCGACGTCTACTGCTTCGGGATCGCGACGGACTTCCGCAGCGAGCTGTTCCCCGGCGCGCGACGGTTGTTCGAACTCGCCGACGAACTGCAGCCGGTCCAGGTCGAAGTGCTGTGCTGGTGCGGCGCGGCCGGGCGGTTCAACGCCCGCGTCCGTGACGGCGAAGTGTTACGAGCGGGCGACACGGTAGTGGTAGCCGACACCGAACCGGGTATGGTTGAAAGTTCAGCTATGCCACCGAGGGAGGCCGAACCGACTACGATGCGTTACCAAGTATTGTGCCGCCGCCACTACCGATTGGGACACCTCGGTCCCGCGACGGCCCAACACGGTCAGTTACGGCTGACATGA
- a CDS encoding RNA polymerase-binding protein RbpA, with amino-acid sequence MADRVLRGSRLGAVSYETDRNHDLAPRRTVRYACPKNHEFEVPFSDDAEIPPVWECRLHGSESEIIDGEQQEQKKVKPPRTHWDMLLERRSIPELEDLLNERLAELKGRRTSRSA; translated from the coding sequence ATGGCCGACCGTGTTCTCCGTGGAAGCCGGCTGGGAGCGGTCAGCTACGAGACCGACCGCAATCACGATCTCGCACCGCGCCGTACGGTCCGGTACGCCTGTCCCAAGAACCACGAGTTCGAGGTGCCGTTCTCCGACGACGCCGAGATCCCGCCGGTGTGGGAGTGCCGCCTGCACGGCAGCGAGTCCGAGATCATCGATGGCGAGCAGCAGGAGCAGAAGAAGGTCAAGCCCCCGAGGACGCACTGGGACATGCTGCTGGAGCGGCGTTCGATCCCGGAGCTCGAGGACTTGCTGAACGAACGTCTCGCCGAGCTCAAGGGCCGTCGGACCTCCCGCTCGGCGTAG
- a CDS encoding polyprenol monophosphomannose synthase encodes MAQAPRRAQGIEPVLVVIPTYNERDNLPPILRRLRAALPEAHALVVDDGSPDGTGEIADKLAADDDRVHVLHRTEKAGLGAAYVAGFRWGLAREYATIVEMDADGSHAPEDLPRLLDALGDADLVIGSRYVTGGSVVNWPKQREILSRGANLYSRFALGVGVKDITAGFRAYRREVLEKLALDEIASHGYCFQIDLTLRTADAGFEIVEVPITFTEREIGESKMSGSIIREAFLRVGTWGARRRWAQARRLARRG; translated from the coding sequence ATGGCGCAGGCGCCGCGAAGGGCACAGGGGATCGAACCGGTGCTGGTGGTGATCCCCACCTACAACGAGCGCGACAACCTGCCGCCGATCCTGCGCAGACTGCGCGCCGCGCTGCCGGAGGCGCACGCGCTGGTCGTCGACGACGGCAGCCCGGACGGGACGGGGGAGATCGCGGACAAGCTCGCCGCGGACGACGACCGCGTGCACGTGCTGCACCGGACCGAGAAGGCGGGCCTCGGCGCCGCCTACGTCGCGGGCTTCCGGTGGGGCCTGGCCAGGGAGTACGCGACGATCGTCGAAATGGACGCGGACGGCTCGCACGCGCCGGAGGACCTGCCGCGCCTGCTCGACGCCCTCGGTGACGCGGACCTGGTGATCGGCTCCCGGTACGTGACGGGCGGCAGCGTCGTGAACTGGCCGAAGCAACGCGAAATCCTGTCGCGGGGCGCCAATCTGTACTCCCGCTTCGCACTCGGCGTCGGCGTGAAGGACATCACCGCCGGCTTCCGCGCCTACCGGCGCGAGGTGCTCGAAAAGCTCGCGCTCGACGAGATCGCCTCGCACGGTTACTGCTTCCAGATCGATCTGACGCTGCGCACCGCCGACGCGGGGTTCGAGATCGTGGAGGTGCCGATCACTTTCACCGAGCGCGAGATCGGCGAGTCGAAGATGAGCGGCTCGATCATCAGGGAGGCGTTCCTGCGCGTCGGCACGTGGGGTGCGCGGCGGCGCTGGGCGCAGGCTCGCCGGCTGGCGCGCCGCGGCTGA
- the lnt gene encoding apolipoprotein N-acyltransferase: protein MPATLADPEPALPEESRSDGRRAWFPWLVRLFGAAASGFVLFLSFAPRPLWWVAPLAFAGFGLVLHGRRFWGGFGYGTAFGIGLFLPLLTWIQDFVGPDFGPLPWLALSAVLALYFGLVGGLGSFVQLLPFAPLWLALVAVAAETPRAWFPFGGFPWGRIAFSQPEGAYLSLASIGGAPLVGFAVALSGFGLAWVILRLRARAWRPVVVPALAALLPVVAGLAVWPTIGTGAQDGTRTVAAVQGSAPDTGLGLFVNGADLRSSHLAESERLIADIKAGKVPKPDLVVWPETATAVDGPDPRLDRLVADFGVPALIGASYELPGRHFENALLVWDPKTGQGQRYTKQQLVPFGEYVPARALTELVSPFTRSIDERVPGNGDPAALAVAGTKVGAMICYEVAYDYPGREAVDAGAELLTSPTNNAWYGHSDMTYQHLAMSRLRAVEHSRAVVVAATTGVSEIIQPDGTVTRSTGMFTPASLVESVPLRTTTTVADRLGAWPEYVLAAAAVAGVLAGIARRRKSRRAEQTRTGAAG from the coding sequence GTGCCCGCAACACTCGCCGACCCGGAACCCGCGCTGCCGGAAGAGTCGCGTTCGGACGGACGTCGTGCCTGGTTCCCGTGGCTGGTTCGCCTCTTCGGTGCCGCCGCGTCCGGGTTCGTCCTGTTCCTCAGCTTCGCGCCGCGTCCACTGTGGTGGGTCGCGCCGCTCGCCTTCGCCGGGTTCGGGCTGGTACTGCACGGCCGCCGGTTCTGGGGCGGTTTCGGCTACGGCACGGCATTCGGGATCGGGCTCTTCCTGCCGTTGCTGACCTGGATCCAGGACTTCGTCGGCCCCGATTTCGGGCCGCTGCCCTGGCTCGCGCTGTCCGCGGTGCTGGCCCTCTACTTCGGGCTCGTCGGCGGGCTCGGCTCGTTCGTCCAACTGCTTCCCTTCGCCCCGCTCTGGCTCGCACTCGTCGCCGTCGCGGCCGAGACGCCACGAGCGTGGTTCCCGTTCGGCGGTTTCCCGTGGGGCCGCATCGCGTTCAGCCAGCCGGAGGGCGCCTACCTGTCGCTCGCCTCGATCGGCGGCGCCCCGCTCGTCGGGTTCGCCGTCGCGTTGTCCGGATTCGGGCTGGCCTGGGTGATCCTGCGGCTGCGCGCGCGGGCGTGGCGGCCCGTCGTGGTGCCCGCGCTCGCGGCGCTGCTCCCGGTCGTCGCGGGTCTCGCGGTGTGGCCGACGATCGGTACCGGGGCGCAGGACGGCACCAGGACCGTCGCGGCGGTACAGGGCAGCGCACCGGACACCGGGCTCGGGCTGTTCGTCAACGGCGCCGATCTCCGCAGCTCGCATCTCGCGGAGAGCGAGCGCCTGATCGCGGACATCAAGGCGGGCAAGGTACCCAAGCCCGATCTGGTCGTCTGGCCGGAGACCGCCACCGCCGTCGACGGGCCCGACCCGCGCCTCGACCGGCTCGTCGCCGATTTCGGGGTGCCCGCGCTGATCGGCGCGTCCTACGAACTGCCAGGCCGCCACTTCGAGAACGCGCTGCTGGTCTGGGACCCGAAAACCGGCCAGGGCCAGCGCTACACGAAGCAACAGCTGGTGCCGTTCGGCGAGTACGTGCCCGCGCGCGCCCTCACCGAACTGGTCAGCCCGTTCACGCGCTCCATCGACGAGCGGGTCCCCGGCAACGGCGACCCGGCCGCGCTGGCGGTCGCCGGTACGAAGGTCGGCGCGATGATCTGCTACGAGGTCGCCTACGACTACCCGGGGCGCGAAGCCGTGGACGCGGGCGCCGAACTGCTGACCTCGCCGACCAACAACGCCTGGTACGGGCACAGCGACATGACCTACCAGCACCTGGCGATGTCGCGGCTGCGTGCCGTCGAGCACAGCAGGGCGGTGGTGGTCGCGGCGACCACGGGGGTCAGCGAGATCATCCAGCCCGACGGCACGGTCACCCGGTCGACGGGCATGTTCACGCCCGCGTCGCTGGTGGAGAGCGTGCCGCTGCGCACCACGACTACAGTGGCGGACCGGCTCGGTGCGTGGCCGGAGTACGTGCTCGCCGCCGCGGCCGTGGCAGGGGTGCTGGCGGGGATCGCGCGACGGCGGAAGAGCCGGCGCGCGGAGCAGACGCGAACAGGGGCGGCCGGGTAG
- a CDS encoding amidohydrolase: MTEAKTTLLTGGRIHTPSSPDATAMAVTDGAVVWVGQDGPARALHPGAEVVDLDGAFVTPGFVDAHVHATATGLHVTGLDLTKVRDAGDLLAAVRAAARPGEVLLAHGWDESTWSSPRLPSRAEIDDAAAGVPVYLSRIDVHSALVSTALVELAPEVRAAEGWSAEGTVTREAHHLVRAAARGAITGQQRRRAQEAFLATAAARGVVSVHECGGPDISGEEDLADLIALAGPGTPEVTAYWGELGALDTAKRLGVAGLAGDLFADGALGSRTAALTSPYHDDADTDGAAYIDARTVAEHVIACTEAGLQAGFHVIGDAAIGTVVEGFAIAEETVGRRALAGAHHRLEHVEMVTREQIRALAGWGVAASMQPLFDDLWGGEDRMYATRLGVERAAGLNPFAALASEGVLLAFGSDTPVTALDPWAAVRAAVLHRTPGSGLSPRAAFTAHTRGGHRAAGITDGITGSLVPGAPAHYAVWAADDLVVAGSDSRVQRWSTDPRSGVPPLPRLDPDTPLPACLRTVRGGRTIFEA; this comes from the coding sequence GTGACCGAAGCGAAGACGACGCTGCTGACCGGCGGGCGGATCCACACCCCGAGTTCCCCCGACGCCACCGCGATGGCCGTCACCGACGGTGCGGTCGTCTGGGTCGGCCAGGACGGCCCCGCCCGCGCGCTGCACCCCGGCGCCGAGGTGGTCGACCTCGACGGCGCGTTCGTCACGCCCGGTTTCGTCGACGCCCACGTGCACGCCACCGCGACCGGCCTGCACGTCACCGGCCTCGACCTGACCAAGGTGCGCGACGCGGGCGACCTGCTCGCCGCGGTCCGCGCGGCCGCGCGGCCGGGGGAGGTGCTGCTCGCCCACGGCTGGGACGAGAGCACCTGGTCGAGCCCTCGCCTGCCCAGCCGCGCCGAAATCGACGACGCCGCCGCGGGCGTGCCCGTCTACCTGAGCCGGATCGACGTCCATTCCGCCCTCGTCTCGACCGCGCTCGTCGAGCTGGCACCCGAGGTCCGCGCCGCGGAAGGCTGGTCGGCCGAAGGCACGGTCACCCGCGAGGCCCACCACCTGGTCCGGGCCGCCGCGCGCGGGGCGATCACCGGTCAGCAGCGGCGCCGGGCGCAGGAAGCTTTTCTCGCCACGGCGGCCGCCCGCGGTGTCGTGAGCGTGCACGAATGCGGTGGCCCGGACATCTCGGGCGAGGAGGACCTCGCCGACCTGATCGCGTTGGCCGGGCCGGGAACCCCGGAAGTCACCGCGTACTGGGGTGAGCTCGGCGCACTCGACACGGCCAAGCGGCTCGGCGTCGCGGGACTGGCGGGCGACCTGTTCGCCGACGGCGCGCTCGGGTCCCGCACCGCGGCACTGACCAGCCCGTACCACGACGACGCCGACACCGACGGCGCCGCCTACATCGACGCGCGCACCGTCGCCGAGCACGTCATCGCGTGCACCGAGGCGGGCTTGCAAGCCGGGTTCCACGTCATCGGCGACGCCGCGATCGGCACCGTCGTCGAGGGCTTCGCGATCGCCGAAGAAACTGTCGGCAGGCGCGCGCTGGCGGGCGCGCACCACCGCCTCGAACACGTCGAAATGGTTACGCGCGAACAGATACGGGCGCTCGCGGGCTGGGGCGTCGCCGCGTCGATGCAGCCCCTCTTCGACGACCTGTGGGGCGGCGAAGACCGGATGTACGCCACCAGGCTCGGCGTGGAGCGCGCCGCCGGGTTGAACCCGTTCGCCGCGCTCGCGTCCGAAGGCGTCCTGCTCGCGTTCGGCTCCGACACCCCCGTCACCGCGCTCGACCCGTGGGCCGCCGTCCGCGCCGCCGTCCTGCACCGGACCCCGGGATCGGGCCTCTCGCCGCGCGCCGCGTTCACCGCGCACACCAGGGGCGGGCACCGCGCGGCCGGGATCACCGACGGCATCACCGGCAGCCTCGTTCCCGGCGCGCCCGCGCACTACGCGGTCTGGGCCGCCGACGACCTCGTCGTCGCGGGCTCGGATTCGCGCGTGCAGCGCTGGTCGACCGATCCGCGGTCCGGCGTGCCGCCGCTGCCGAGGCTCGACCCGGACACGCCACTGCCTGCGTGCCTGCGCACCGTGCGCGGCGGACGGACGATCTTCGAAGCGTAG
- a CDS encoding KamA family radical SAM protein, with amino-acid sequence MTATQEPVSPAADTFDQPYDYRRTELVEPDWRRFPGWSEVTEAEWRDAQWQRVHCVRNIKQLKALMGDLLEERFYDDLAEDQRAMATMSMLIPPQMLNTMAPDAGSDTAKVTEAFYADPIRRYMLPVRSDRDTEWPSHPHSERDSLHEAEMWVAEGLTHRYPTKVLAELLSTCPQYCGHCTRMDLVGNSTEQIDKHKLTLKPVDRQDAMIDYLKRTPGVRDVVVSGGDVANVPWHQLESFLMRLMDIDTVRDVRLATKALAGLPQHWLQPKVVEGLERVAVTAQRRGVNLAIHTHVNHAQSVTPLVAEAAQTALNVGVRDVRNQGVLMRGVNATPAQLLDLCFALQGEANILPYYFYMCDMIPNAEHWRVAVHEAQDLQHAIMGYLPGYATPRIVCDVPYVGKRWVHQLAEYDREKGISYWTKNYRTGIELDDPEALQRRYPYYDPISTLPEAGRRWWAEQGS; translated from the coding sequence GTGACTGCGACCCAGGAACCTGTCTCGCCAGCCGCCGACACCTTCGACCAGCCGTACGACTACCGGAGGACGGAGCTGGTCGAGCCCGACTGGCGCCGCTTCCCCGGCTGGTCCGAGGTCACCGAAGCGGAGTGGCGTGACGCGCAGTGGCAGCGCGTGCACTGCGTCCGCAACATCAAGCAGCTCAAGGCGCTGATGGGTGACCTGCTCGAAGAGCGGTTCTACGACGACCTCGCCGAGGACCAGCGCGCGATGGCGACGATGTCGATGCTCATCCCGCCGCAGATGCTGAACACGATGGCCCCCGACGCGGGTTCGGACACTGCGAAGGTGACCGAGGCCTTCTACGCCGACCCGATCCGCCGCTACATGCTGCCGGTGCGCAGCGACCGCGACACGGAGTGGCCGAGCCACCCGCATTCGGAGCGCGATTCGCTGCACGAGGCGGAGATGTGGGTCGCCGAAGGGCTCACCCACCGGTATCCGACGAAGGTGCTCGCGGAGCTGCTTTCGACTTGCCCGCAGTACTGCGGCCACTGCACCCGGATGGACCTCGTCGGGAACTCGACGGAGCAGATCGACAAGCACAAGCTCACGCTGAAGCCGGTCGACCGCCAGGACGCGATGATCGACTACCTCAAGCGGACCCCTGGCGTGCGGGACGTCGTGGTGTCCGGCGGCGACGTCGCGAACGTGCCGTGGCACCAGCTCGAATCGTTCCTCATGCGGCTGATGGACATCGACACCGTCCGCGACGTCCGGCTCGCGACGAAGGCGCTCGCGGGCCTGCCGCAGCACTGGTTGCAGCCGAAGGTCGTCGAGGGGCTCGAACGCGTCGCGGTCACCGCGCAGCGGCGCGGCGTCAACCTCGCGATCCACACCCACGTCAACCACGCGCAGTCGGTGACCCCGCTGGTCGCCGAGGCCGCGCAAACCGCGCTGAACGTCGGCGTGCGGGACGTCCGCAACCAGGGCGTGCTGATGCGGGGCGTCAACGCCACCCCGGCGCAGCTGCTCGACCTGTGCTTCGCGCTGCAAGGCGAGGCGAACATCCTGCCGTACTACTTCTACATGTGCGACATGATCCCGAACGCCGAGCACTGGCGCGTCGCGGTGCACGAGGCCCAGGACCTGCAGCACGCGATCATGGGGTACCTGCCCGGCTACGCCACCCCGCGCATCGTGTGCGACGTGCCCTACGTCGGCAAGCGCTGGGTGCACCAGCTCGCCGAGTACGACCGCGAAAAGGGCATCTCGTACTGGACGAAGAACTACCGCACCGGGATCGAGCTGGACGACCCGGAGGCCTTGCAGCGCCGTTACCCTTACTACGACCCGATTTCCACCCTCCCCGAAGCGGGCCGCCGCTGGTGGGCCGAGCAGGGTTCCTGA
- a CDS encoding DUF6247 family protein, whose translation MTAAAEQPPQAPEPGEFDSPKAIRLALLPEERGDFDQAYQRALRDAGETLSLEGLHTTLAHWTLIARQTQADPGAHRRMLQQAARTLRTGEPPTGAVDWTDLKRELGLS comes from the coding sequence GTGACCGCAGCCGCCGAACAGCCACCTCAAGCTCCGGAGCCCGGCGAGTTCGACTCGCCCAAGGCCATCCGGCTGGCGCTGCTGCCCGAAGAGCGCGGCGATTTCGATCAGGCTTACCAGCGGGCCCTGCGGGACGCCGGTGAGACCCTCAGCCTCGAAGGCTTGCACACGACACTCGCGCACTGGACGCTGATCGCCCGGCAGACACAAGCGGATCCCGGTGCGCATCGTCGGATGCTTCAGCAGGCGGCCAGGACGTTGCGCACTGGCGAGCCGCCTACCGGAGCCGTCGACTGGACGGATCTGAAGCGGGAACTAGGCCTGTCGTAA
- a CDS encoding DUF692 domain-containing protein, which yields MTSATELGVRGAGIGYRRPLIDALRAEPGRVDVVEVIADHWLRPGELDELRALVADIPAVPHGLALSVASPGRPDPGYLAGLADVVAVTGAEYYSEHLAVTSLPGLDTGHLCPPILTAASLARTVDNVRYAQDALGVPLALENITYSLELPSTEFTPAQFLGEVVERADALLLLDVTNLHINAANHGLDVDRCLGDLPLDRVAHIHLAGGFEAGGRLHDSHSELVGEPVWDLAAVVAARCRPATVVIEHDANFPEPAALFDQAARAREIFYPAGIGLRQA from the coding sequence ATGACGAGCGCGACCGAACTGGGGGTGCGCGGCGCGGGCATCGGGTACCGGCGCCCACTGATCGACGCCCTGCGCGCCGAACCCGGCCGCGTGGACGTGGTCGAAGTGATCGCCGACCACTGGCTGCGCCCCGGTGAACTGGACGAACTCCGCGCGCTCGTCGCGGACATTCCCGCGGTGCCGCACGGGCTCGCGCTGTCGGTCGCCTCACCCGGCCGCCCCGATCCGGGGTACCTGGCGGGACTGGCCGACGTGGTCGCGGTGACCGGTGCCGAGTACTACAGCGAGCACCTCGCGGTCACGAGCCTGCCCGGACTCGACACCGGCCACCTCTGCCCGCCGATCCTGACCGCCGCGAGCCTCGCGCGGACGGTGGACAACGTGCGGTACGCGCAGGACGCGCTCGGTGTGCCGCTCGCATTGGAGAACATCACCTATTCGCTGGAGCTGCCCTCCACGGAGTTCACCCCGGCGCAGTTCCTCGGCGAGGTCGTCGAACGAGCGGACGCGCTGCTGCTGCTCGACGTGACCAACCTGCACATCAACGCGGCGAACCACGGCCTTGACGTCGACCGCTGCCTCGGCGACCTGCCGCTCGACCGCGTCGCCCACATCCACCTCGCCGGTGGCTTCGAGGCGGGCGGCAGATTGCACGACTCGCATTCCGAACTTGTCGGAGAACCCGTGTGGGACCTGGCCGCGGTCGTCGCGGCGCGCTGCCGCCCCGCGACCGTCGTCATCGAGCACGACGCCAACTTCCCGGAGCCCGCCGCCCTGTTCGACCAGGCCGCCCGCGCCCGCGAAATCTTTTACCCGGCGGGCATCGGGTTACGACAGGCCTAG